From the Scatophagus argus isolate fScaArg1 chromosome 21, fScaArg1.pri, whole genome shotgun sequence genome, one window contains:
- the LOC124053156 gene encoding gap junction gamma-1 protein-like, with translation MSWSFLTRLLEEIHEHSTFVGKIWVTVLIVFRIVLTAVGGESIYYDEQSKFICNSGQPGCENVCYNAFAPLSHVRFWVFQIILVAVPSLMYLGYAVNKIAHAEEQANSGGARGLSLRKHKKKHYLAGRKQHRGIEEAEDDQEEDPMIYEMAEDESDGSGAAKASSCDRKNKVKVRHSGRQRIKEDGLMRIYVLQLLVRTVLEVAFLCGQYALYGFAVPATYVCSEVPCPHNVDCFVSRPTEKTIFLLIMYTVSLLCLALNIWEMLHLGIGTICEIVRSRRVQLPDDEVYGLTQGQGALNEAALSTEDYSSYPFSWSAPSAPPGYNIAIKPSLVTTGHHEQSLPITDLTTTKMACQQNHVNIAQEERQQYTDNGENLSRAAMGDASRSAQKDIHQPQKRLEADNQDHSQPQNHTNNHSKLHRERKHRQASKHTSVKAEIDRGSSSTSSSRKYGVIKGSEWI, from the coding sequence ATGAGCTGGAGTTTCCTGACTCGTCTGCTGGAAGAAATCCACGAGCATTCTACATTTGTGGGCAAGATCTGGGTCACTGTCCTCATTGTTTTCCGCATTGTACTGACAGCTGTAGGAGGTGAGTCCATCTACTACGATGAGCAGAGCAAGTTTATCTGCAACTCAGGCCAGCCGGGCTGCGAGAATGTCTGCTACAACGCTTTCGCTCCGCTGTCACATGTCCGCTTCTGGGTTTTCCAAATCATTTTGGTTGCTGTGCCTTCGCTCATGTACCTGGGCTATGCTGTCAACAAAATTGCTCATGCAGAGGAACAGGCAAACAGCGGCGGAGCAAGGGGATTGTCTCTGAGGAAGCACAAGAAGAAGCACTATCTTGCGGGCAGAAAGCAGCACAGGGGCATCGAAGAGGCTGAGGATGACCAAGAAGAAGACCCAATGATCTATGAAATGGCAGAGGACGAGAGTGATGGCAGTGGAGCAGCAAAAGCAAGCAGTTGTGATcgaaaaaataaagtcaaagtGCGCCACAGTGGGCGCCAGCGTATCAAAGAGGATGGACTGATGCGCATTTATGTCCTTCAGCTCTTGGTCCGCACCGTGCTGGAGGTGGCTTTCTTGTGTGGTCAGTATGCCCTGTATGGATTTGCTGTGCCTGCCACCTATGTGTGCTCAGAAGTGCCATGCCCTCACAATGTGGACTGCTTTGTGTCAAGGCCTACTGAGAAAACtatcttcctcctcatcatgtATACAGTTTCCCTGCTTTGTCTGGCTCTCAATATATGGGAGATGCTTCACCTGGGCATAGGTACCATCTGTGAGATCGTACGCTCCCGTCGGGTGCAGCTCCCTGATGACGAAGTGTACGGGCTGACACAGGGACAAGGAGCTCTTAATGAGGCAGCACTGAGCACAGAGGATTACAGCAGCTACCCTTTTTCTTGGAGCGCACCATCAGCTCCACCTGGGTACAACATTGCCATCAAGCCTTCTTTGGTAACTACAGGGCACCATGAGCAATCGCTACCCATCACTGATCTTACTACCACCAAGATGGCATGCCAGCAGAACCACGTGAACATTGCCCAAGAGGAGCGCCAGCAGTACACCGATAATGGCGAAAACCTGTCCAGAGCAGCGATGGGAGATGCCTCCAGAAGTGCTCAGAAGGATATCCATCAGCCTCAGAAAAGGCTGGAGGCTGACAATCAGGACCACAGCCAGCCACAGAACCATACTAACAACCACAGCAAGCTTCACCGCGAACGTAAACACCGACAGGCCTCCAAACACACCTCCGTCAAGGCAGAAATagacagaggcagcagcagcacaagcagtAGCAGAAAATATGGAGTCATAAAGGGTTCTGAGTGGATCTGA